ACAGGAGGCTCTGTCTGCGTTTAGACAAGCGACGACGATGAGGAAGATGGAGAAATCTTCTTCTTTAGAGATGCTCGAGACGGCGGTGTCTTTTCCTGACGAGTTTCGTTGTCCTCTCTCCAATGAGCTCATGCGTGATCCTGTCGTCTTGGCTTCTGGTCAGGTCAGTGACGTCACATTCTGGATTTTGATTGGCTTGAAAACTGTTTATCTGATCCGACGTCGTTTAAGGTCTCATGAATCTCAAAGTCATTCTTTAAAAAAAAAAGAATCTCAAAGTCACTAATTTGTTTGACAATATGTTTAAAAATCGCTAGGAACTAGTTAGTTGCTTTATATAGTTGTTTTATATCGATTCTTTTTTTTAAAAAAATTCTACAGAAAAATCGTTACATTATTCATTTAGGTTCGATTTACCTTTATATAGTTGTTTTATATCTATTAAAAAAAATCTCTAGAGAAAAATCGTTTCATTATTTAGCAACAAAATAAAATAAATCGTTTCATTATTCATTTTGGTCCGATTTACCTAGGCGCCGATTAGACCGATTTTTAGAGTATTTATAATATGTATAGAAATTGAATATAAATGATTGTATGAATTGAAAGTTTACATTTTTTTGTAGACATACGACAAGTTATTCATCCAGAGATGGTTGAGTTCAGGCAACAGAACATGTCCCAAGACAGAACAAGTTCTGCCTCACACTGCTTTAACTCCCAATGTCTTAATCCGCGATATGATCTCTAAATGGTGTAAGACGGTTGGGTTAGAGACTACGAATCTATACGAGTCCAAGAAAGCTGTCACTAGATCAGATCGTGAGGTTTTCAATTCTCTACTCTGTAAAGTCTCTTCTTCAAATATTCAAGATCAAAGATCAGCTGCAAAGGAGTTAAGACTTTTGACCAAGAAAGGAACCGAGTTTCGAGCTCTGTTCGGTGAATCTTCTGAAGGAATCACCCGTTTAGTGAGTCCGTTGCTGTTGAACCGAGATGAGGATCTTGAAGAAGATGTGATCACAACGTTGCTGAACATATCCATACACGATGACAGCAACAAGAAGCTCGTCTGCGAAAACCCTAACGTGATTCCTCTCCTGATCGATGCGTTAACGCGTGGAACCGTAGCCACGAGAAGCAATGCAGCTGCAGCGATCTTCACTCTCTCTGCTCTCGATTCGAACAAAGCGCTCATAGGGAAATCTGGAATCTTGAAACCGCTTATCGATCTTTTAGAAGAAGGGAATCCATTAGCTATCAAAGACGCAGCCGCAGCGATCTTCACTCTCTGTATTGCACACGAGAACAGGAGCAGAGCTGTGAAGGACGGAGCTGTTAGGGTTTTAGGTAAGAAAATCTCTGAAGGGTTGTATGTGGATGAGCTTTTAGCTTTATTAGCAATGCTTGTTACTCACTGGAAGGCTGTGGAGGAGCTTGGCGAGCTCGGTGGGGTGTCTTGGCTGCTGGAGATAACCAGAGAGAGTGAGTGCAAGAGAAACAAAGAGAACGCGATTGTGATACTGCATACTATATGTTTCAGTGACAGGACAATGTGGAAGGAGATCAGAGAAGAGGAGAGTAGTCATGGAACGATAACAAGGCTTGCGCGTGAAGGAACGTCTAGGGCACAGAGGAAAGCAAATGGGATCTTGGATAGGCTGAGGAAAGCTATGAATCTTACTCACACAGCCTGAGATAATGCCCTAAAATACAGCAATGTAAATTATCTAAATCTATATATGCTCTTTTGTTTTTTTATTTGGCTTTCATAATTTTTGTAAATTATTTCATATCTTTAGGATCTGAATAATATTATATGGGTTTCGTATATGATGAGGTTGTAAGTAGAAACCTGTGTGAATAGTTCTTTGTTTGATGTTCCAATAAAATAAATGTTGGCTTTTATTAAGCAGTGAATGCCTTGGTCAGCAAGTAAACTGTCTAGCTTTGGTATGAATACAAAATAATTAAAATATATTAGAAAGGCTGTCATGTCGTGTTCTTCACATCACAGGGAACTACAAAACAAATCAATCTTATTCCGCTCTCTGTGGAAAAAGAGCTTATTATAAGTTTTATTATTTATGATGTAATGTTATAGGTAATTTTGGGAGTTATAGGTAATTTAATAAGAAATTTTATAATTTTTTTACCAATAGACTTATATCAATGTAAATTATTTCTTAAATTTTAGAAGACATAAGCCAATATTTCATTTTTCTATGCTAGAAACGTCTTTGATGTTATGTGTGATCCTGTCTTGCCATATGTCACTCTTTATAAGAAAATACTGTCATTTTCAAAACTATTTATAAATAAGTTACATTTCACTATAGTTTACACAAGAAATATAGTTTATATTATAGAGAAGACGATTTTGTAATATTATTCTGAATTATATGAGAAATACTTGTGAATGTACTTTAAAAGGTTTGATTTGTTTGCCATACACGGCAAGATAAGACTTCTAAAGTAATGATAAAAATCACATGTGCTTCGTTTGTTAGATTGCTTGGAAGTTAGGATTAAATCACGGAGTTGACACTACTCGTGATTGGTAATAATTACGGGTTGATAGATCGGGAAAGATGGAGAAAAATGGGAATATTTATAGACAGAAGATAGAATATGGAATCGTCCTAAAAACCACACTCTTCGGTGTGTTTCTTCACCCAACTTTCACAAGAAAAGCAAAGTAAAGAAAGAATTTGATTCTTCCAACTTCTTATCCACAAGAAGTCATTTTTACCATAAAAATAGATTTTTTTTCTACGGACAAAAGCCGACGAAGCATAATAGTCCATAATGGTCGGTTTACACTTTTGCGTGCCCCCAATGGAATCATATATACAAGGAAAATAGCTTTCTTTGTATTAAAGTTCCCCCCACCCCAAGATATCCGCCTTGTTATTAGGCAAAATTTTAGAGGTCCCATTCACTACTTTGAAATGCAATGTTCCCATCCTTCATTTAATTAAGTTGCCTGAGAACAAGCAATTGTGGAAACTCTTTTAGTCTAATGGTTTAACTATAGAGTCAGTATAAAAAAACCCATACTCCTTCTCTTTTATATTAAGTGTTTTTTAGAGAAAATTTTTCGTTGCAAAATAAGTGTCATTTCAGCATTGATATCAATGCATAATTTATTGATTTTATTTTTCAGTTTATTTTTTTATTGGTTGAAATATGGTTAGGTGTATGAGTAATGATGATTTTATATAGAAAATATGCAAAATTAAATATTTTCTTAATATGTATGCACAAATCTAAAGTGACACTCAATATGAAACAAGGGGAGTACAAAGTATGGTAACTTATACAACACACTCAAAAAATTCTACATTTTTCGGGAGCTATTCTAACATTTAATTGTCTGTCATAAACTATCCATTTTAAATTTAATCATGAATTTTTTGTGTATCTAAAATAAGTAAGTTAACCAAAACTAAATATATAAATTTTGAAATTATAAACTTAAATGGCTTAAGTGAAAGTTTATGCCTTTGGATTTTTTTTGCATGAATTCAAAGTTTGTTTTTTAAGCTGTACCTTATTTGTAACCATAAATTTGTGGAGCTAAATCCATACTTGTTGGCTGGGAAAGAAATAAGATTACAACTGGTCGAATTATTGATTTCATTGAATTAATTAATAAACTTAATCACCTTTTTCTCCCACGAGTATGAGACTGAAGTCTTTGTGTGTGTGTTAGAACTAAACAGAATACAGTGGCAAGTAGAACCAAACACACACGAAACTAAATAAACGCACTGGTCTGCTTTGTTCATTCACTGACTAGTTAAACTCAATCTCTTTTCCGCTTCATTGTGTGTATGTTAAGCCCTCATTTGAATCAGGAATCCACTTTGTAAACCCAGACGTGTTTCTCTAGATAAGATGCCACTGCCTCTTTGATAGCCAGATTTGGAACCAGTTTTGATGGGTCCAGTTTCTCACGCGTTATACGATCAAACCTCCCCACCTAGCAAGAAGATTTAAATGACCAAACCTTAACAAAAAAATATTTAAAAGAAAAATATAGAGAGAGAGTGATCAATGCTAACCTTGTTAATATGTTCACGGATAGCTGCTCTTTCATATGTAACCCCACTTGGAGATATCACAGGATCCCTGAATATCTCAAGAGTAATATTGCAACACAAGTAATCTGGCACCTGAAAAAAAAAACAAACAGAATGGTTTTAACATTAGACTTGAACCGAAGAAGGGCTGTTACAAAAAGCTTTTGAAGAAACGTTAATGCACCTCGGTTGGTTTATCATTTCTGCAGCTTTCTCAAACACTTGATTAAGAGCTTTCAATCGCTCAGTATGGGAAGAATAGGCTTCTTCTGAGGACTCTTCTGTTCGAGACATGTCTAGAGCACCTTGTTGATTAAGGGCAGCGTCACATGTTTCCCTGAGGTGAAAATGAACAGTTCCATAAAGACACAGTGAAGCATAGTTCTAGGTAATATGTTTTGCGGAGGATTAAGAGAAGAGGGAAAGAGACAGAACCTACTTCAAACTATTCAATTCCCAAGAGCGCCTAGCAGAAGCCAATTCCCACTCCATGTATTTTGCTTTAGCAAGCTCTTCCCATATTTCTTCTACCATGTATCCTGTTGGATTTGTGCCTCTTCCAAGATCTAAAGCCTATACGAAACGTAGCCACATGAAGGTATCAAAACTATTATTCTGTAGAAGACTGGTAGTTGATGATATCAACAACTTAACCCATCCATCTTGATCAAAAAAAAGTATCCACCGAATACAACTTTCAAAAAAAAAAAAAAAAAGGATACTCAAGCGATCCCTCTACACTACTTAGGTCTCAAGGTTATGGTGTAAGAAAATGAAGTCAACGAATACATTGTAAAGATAAAGACAGGACCCAATTACCTTTTTGCAATGCTTTAACTCCATCAGCATAATCTTTCCTCTGCAATAATGCAAGTCCTAGCATGTAGTGGGCCTGCCACAGAACACAAGTGTAAAACCTCCATATGAAGTATGAGAAAGGATCAAACAATGCCAAGAATAGAAAAAGACCAAAAGCAAATAAAAGTTGGTTGGTTTCACATATAGATACAGCCATAAGAATTAAACCTTGACTGAGTTGTGGTCAAGCTGAACAGCTTTGCGACAATCCTCTTCAACCCTAGTCCAATCCTTGAATTTGATGCAAGCCACCATCATGCAACAAACAAGGCAAACATAAACAACAAGATGAAGAATAAACAATCTAGGCATGCATAAATTAACCATGCATACTTTCGCTTCATGTGGCAAAGAGCTCGATTAGTCCAGTAGACAGGAACCTTTGGTGACAAAGTTATCGCCTTTACAAATCACACCAACACTACAAGAAAACAGCGGTATTCTGACGGACATTCCGACGGAAAATGAAATCCTCGGAATATTCCGAGGAATTTCCGAGTAAATTCCGAGGGAACACAAAATTGGGTTTCCTCGGAATTTCGTCGGAATATACCGACGGAATTCCGAGGAAATATCAATCCGTCGGAATATTCCGAGGAAATTCCGAGGAANNNNNNNNNNNNNNNNNNNNNNNNNNNNNNNNNNNNNNNNNNNNNNNNNNNNNNNNNNNNNNNNNNNNNNNNNNNNNNNNNNNNNNNNNNNNNNNNNNNNNNNNNNNNNNNNNNNNNNNNNNNNNNNNNNNNNNNNNNNNNNNNNNNNNNNNNNNNNNNNNNNNNNNNNNNNNNNNNNNNNNNNNNNNNNNNNNNNNNNNNNNNNNNNNNNNNNNNNNNNNNNNNNNNNNNNNNNNNNNNNNNNNNNNNNNNNNNNNNNNNNNNNNNNNNNNNNNNNNNNNNNNNNNNNNNNNNNNNNNNNNNNNNNNNNNNNNNNNNNNNNNNNNNNNNNNNNNNNNNNNNNNNNNNNNNNNNNNNNNNNNNNNNNNNNNNNNNNNNNNNNNNNNNNNNNNNNNNNNNNNNNNNNNNNNNNNNNNNNNNNNNNNNNNNNNNNNNNNNNNNNNNNNNNNNNNNNNNNNNNNNNNNNNNNNNNNNNNNNNNNNNNNNNNNNNNNNNNNNNNNNNNNNNNNNNNNNNNNNNNNNNNNNNNNNNNNNNNNN
The DNA window shown above is from Brassica oleracea var. oleracea cultivar TO1000 chromosome C3, BOL, whole genome shotgun sequence and carries:
- the LOC106336361 gene encoding U-box domain-containing protein 9-like, whose amino-acid sequence is MAKTGFFDSDPTAIAKAKELKLEMKKLLSNIEEEDGLSVQTIDQLQEALSAFRQATTMRKMEKSSSLEMLETAVSFPDEFRCPLSNELMRDPVVLASGQTYDKLFIQRWLSSGNRTCPKTEQVLPHTALTPNVLIRDMISKWCKTVGLETTNLYESKKAVTRSDREVFNSLLCKVSSSNIQDQRSAAKELRLLTKKGTEFRALFGESSEGITRLVSPLLLNRDEDLEEDVITTLLNISIHDDSNKKLVCENPNVIPLLIDALTRGTVATRSNAAAAIFTLSALDSNKALIGKSGILKPLIDLLEEGNPLAIKDAAAAIFTLCIAHENRSRAVKDGAVRVLGKKISEGLYVDELLALLAMLVTHWKAVEELGELGGVSWLLEITRESECKRNKENAIVILHTICFSDRTMWKEIREEESSHGTITRLAREGTSRAQRKANGILDRLRKAMNLTHTA